The Cryptomeria japonica chromosome 2, Sugi_1.0, whole genome shotgun sequence region TAAGAAGAAGAAACAATATTATAACTTGAAGCTTTACATTTATAAGTTTCATAAATTGACTAAGCATAATGAACTTAATATGTAGAAAATTTTAAAATGATGAATTTCCTCTAAGAATTATTTCTGATTTATTTAGCGTCTAAAAGTTAGATCAGATGTGACACTCTAGAGAAGTTACCAACTGCATTATGCAATGAATCAGATACCTGAAGGTGGTTGAGGTTGTTCCTCTAAGGAAAGCGTTTCCTGAGAAGATGGTGATTCTTTCCACCAAGCACTAAGCCATTCATCAAACATTGTATTTTTAGTTGCCTGCCGCCATGTATCCATCATCGTGTTCTGTTCTTCTTGGGTGAGAACGCTTGTCACCCATGGCAGCATTGACTGCAGCACTTCTGCACCAGTGGTCCCTATTATGCGTCCTACAATCTTGTCCTGTTCTTCTACAGTAAAATGACTGTCAAACAATGGCCATAATTCCAACTCTTCTCGGAACACATGTTGATCTAATGCAACTCGTATTGATTTGCACATGCGTTGAAGCTTTGCAGCCAGATCTTGATGCTTCTGTATCCAATCCCCAGGTTGATAGCGATGCAAACACGTCTCTTTCCCACCAACATTTGAAAGATTGTCATTCCCTGTCAAATCATCATGCAACTGTGAGAGTTCTGAAAGGACACAAGAAATATCATCAAAAAGTTGCTCCTCTTGCTTGTGGTCAATAGTATATGAATGGCTAACATTATGAAGAGACTCTTTGGCCTCTAAGGCTGGAAAGACAATCTCATCTTCTGCATTACTATGAGCACGATAAAGCCCCCACAGCAGACGGAAGCGTCCACAGAAGTGTCGAAGAAATGTCTCATCGCAATCTGTAAGCTTTGCTGACTCAACATCCAAATATTCAAGATCTTTTCGAATGGCCTTGTGAAACTGAAATATATGATCAATCGGCTTGGGTGCTTGACCCATGTCATATGAGCCAATATCAGTTCCAAAACCAAACAAACTCGAACTTAGGGAGGGAGTAACTGGAGAATTGAAGGAAAGGGCACGTAAGTTCCTTCCTGAAGAAATCGTTCCTACTCCTAGGTTGTTACTAGTTACTCCCAGACCAGGAACACAGCAAGGCTGCCTTGCATGTGAGGTTACTGATAAACATGTAGCATCTTCCAAGGTGCTTTGATCAGAAATATCATCCTCTCTCTCTGTTCTTCCATAATGAGGCCGTTTGAGTGGCCTTTCAGAAATCTCTGTGGAATGATCACCTCTATTATCTGACACAATGCAACAAATACCACAGTTTTCGTTTGTGCCTAACCCCATTTCACTAATCCTTTTAACATGGCAATCATTTGAACAATTTGAAGATATACACTGGAATCTCCCTGATCTAGACATATTTTGTGGGCGTCCTTTACATGCCCAGCCAGAAAACAATGTGACTAGGGCCATATCAGAAGCAGGAGCTGCATCATAAAACATCATAAAAAGCAACACCCTTCAGATACATCAATAAACTGATATTTGTTAATAAATCAATATAGAAAATATCAAACAGATTTGTCATTAGATTCAACTCCGGACCAAATTAATGTGTCAATTGTTACAGAGAAGAAAATCTCATCATCTGAAGAACTTCGTATAGTTATATCCAATTTCAAGTAAGAAATGGAATTCTGCACTCATATTTTGATTGCTCATTAAAACATAATAGTTTATCACTAATTAACAACAATCAAATGATATTGAAAAAATTCTATCCACTATATTACACAAAAGTGACAATACACCCTAAGCCTGCCATATAAAGAATGATATTCTAATCATATGTGCTTTCCAAAATCAATTGATTCCACACCATGCCCAGGAAATCTTATTTTTGATATGGAAAAATATGATGCAACTTCCAATAACAAACCTGCTAGACGTATATTCTGAAGCATATTTTTTGCCTCCTCTTCCTGTAACATTCCCACAATCCATGGTAGGACACGTTCTAACGATTTCAGAGGCATTACTCGTAAACTTTGGTATAAAAGAACACGTTGCTCTGTCACACTACAGTGCTCGCGTGCAAGAGGAATAACCTATATAAGATgacaataataattaaaatttaaaactcataACTCTAGCCAGTGATTGACAGATCCAGAATAACAGAAACTATGCAGCTCTTACAAGATGCAAAGAAACTAAAACACACCTCATGCTCCTCACTAAGAAAATGCTGCTCAATGGTTTCTAATATTTGGTCAGCCCGTGCACAAAGCTTCTCATGAAATTCTGATGTACTTGAGCTGGCTCCAGCATTTTGAATGCTTTCTATAAGTTGACGCAAATCATCGAATTGACTTTCTTCTTTGGCATGCTCATACGCAAAGGACATGCCCCTTTTAACCTTCTGATCAACAGCTGGAAATATAATCTTGTCCTCTGCAACACTGAAAACAAGAGGCCACCCTCATTGATAAGCTAAAAGGATATACAGAACAAAAGGAATTGTCAGAATAAGTAGCAAGCACTTTTTAATATCCAGTACAAGTTTTCTGTCTTCAAATAAAAGATAATCTCTCTACACAAAATACCGAGCTACAAACAATATACCTATGAAAGATACAAATTTCTGCAAGTAACTCTAAACGACCATTAaaagaggacaaatttgaaaaatCTCCTGAAAGTTGTATTTTGTGTGCTTCCTCTGCAAGTTCTTTCAGTTCCTTTCTGATAGCATTGTGCCAATGTAATATCTCATCAATTGGAAATTTACCCAGCCCATCAGCATTCTTATCCACATGATTATTTGTAACTGAATGTGACTTTTTGCATTTAATCTTACAGCATTCCCTTACACTGGAACATTGTCCAATTTGATTTTCTGTTGCGGTAACTTCAGAAGACAACATTCCTTCTGAAATAGACGACATTGTTTTACTCTCATCTCTAGATACTTCTTCTACATCAACCAGCAAGCTCTTTTCTTTCAGCCAGGTGAACACAACCTTCATCAATAAAAGAGAAGCATGTCAGGAAAATGACTTCGATTAGACAACCTGAGAGTAACAATTGACAAAGGAGTTGCAATATATATGTTTATCATGGTTACCTGTTGAAGAAGCTTTTCCTCAGGAACAATTTTTCTCATACACTTAATCATGTCCTGTCGTTCATCAGAGGAAAGATAGGAAGTAAGCCATGGAAGAAACTCTTCCATCAGGTTCACAGGGATGCTGCACATGAACTGCCACACTAGTGCAGCCTGCTCCTCAAAGGAAAATTGTTGTATAAGCAGTGGGAAAACCTGCATCCAGTCAAACATATGACTGAGTTTACAAAAAACTAACTCTACATGCAGAGACGAGATAGAACTGAGATTCTGAACACTTGAATGGTGACATGTCTACATACAAATAGGCAGTGCCTGACAAAGGCAAACAGATGCCCACTTCTGAGAGTAAGTTCAAGTCACTGGAAAATCCACATGGATTCAAACTATAATTTGTTTGGCAGTCTACTCTCATACTAATAGCAAAAATTAACCTTTCCAACCAGTAAATATCCCTCACACTTGGACACTAGTTAAGTAGAATTCAATTAATTCTAATGCAAAACAAATCCACTGTCATAAGTTTCATTTACTTGCCATTACAGATGAGCAATACTCAAGATGTTTTCCAAGAGGAGGCACCccaaaaaataaaagtccccccaagAGGGAGCCCAGCTAGCGAAGAAAGAATGAAACTATAATAATGCCTATGAGTGACCAGAGGAGAATGGAACTTTAGAGTACATCATATTACTGTAGAAAAGTACTCGGCTAAAAAGAACCCTAAGAGCTAAAAAACTAACTAAGAAAATAAACTCTTTAagacattttaaaaataattaaagacTGTAAATCAGAAGCAGGTGAACACCAACCATGTTATTACAAAATGCAACTAACCATGTGAACATGGACTGCAAGGGAAACAGGGAGCAGAAGATGGCCGATGCAGGAGACTTCTCAGAAAAGACACCTTTGAAGAACACAAAGTACTGATCTCACTGCAAGTTGAAGAATACAATAATACTCTaaggccaaacaagagaaatcCAGCTTAAGAAAAGGCTCAATCGTAAATAGGGAAGCCTACAACCATTGTGGAGTTGTTTGTAATTTTCAAACATATTTTGTCCTGTCCCCATATTAATAGTagaaataattaatataaattttatcATATAATATGCTAAAATCATGTTaagattatattatattacattgatattaaaaatgatattatattatattatattatcaatttacattttatatatattgaatgatATTATTAACAATGTACATTATATTAAAAATGATGCATTAATCATATAATATACATTATATTATATaccttaataatattaagtgatgtttttgtattaaaatatatattatttgtttgatcGAATTCCCCCAGACACAATAAGCATCTATATGAaataattccatagactccaaaTCAGATTATGGAGGGCCCCACTAGATGAGAAGGTAGTGACACTTGCAAAAAGGGGCGTTACCTAATAGAGAGAATCGTGGCTTTCCACCATGATGGGGTAGGATAAATACCCCACACCCTGTCAATTTGGAGACACGCGGGAAACAGAAAAGAGAAGAGGGGTCGATAAAGGAGCTGCCCCCATCAGACCGAACACGGCAAAGGTATGGATTCTGTATTACCCTAGTCATACCCAGAAATATATACACAATGACGCCATCACTACAATCTGATAATGCAACAATTATCTGGTAAATGATCATCCACAGTGAATAGGATTTAATAATACAATCAATCATCTGATAAATGATCAGTAAATAACATTTAATACTGAAATCAGTTAATGAATATAATCAAATACAATGTCATAATGAGGAATACGAATGTGATGATGATGAATTCTATAATGCCGTTAATATAAAAAATGGGATAATATAACGGATTGAATTTAGTTTATCATAAATCTGATAAATAAGTGTAATCTGATCTGATATAACACAATAAACTAAGCTATCACTGATAAATAAGGATGTGATAAATATGAGGATACTAACAGTAAATTGATGTAACTCTACAATGGAAATTATCATCTTAtgaaattgtttaattaatcaaatcaactgCATATTATTGTTTAATATGGGATCCTCTCTGAAGTACACCACTCCATGGTGGATGCCTAAcccctgccacatggagccaagaggggtggagcatctgctcttgggcttaagagaggtGGTTGGATGAGAGGGAACGGTGATAGAACACCTCGTTGGGTACGCCACTCAATGATGGATTCttaacacctgccacatggagccaagagggggaAGCACCTGCTGCTCTTCGGCTTAAGGAGAGAtggtggttgtgatgagggggaacggcGATAGAACACCTCGCTGGGTACGGCACTCCATGATtgatgcctaacacctgccatatGCATATTATTGTTTAATATGGGATCCTCTCTGAAGTACACCACTCCATGGTGGATGCCTAAcccctgccacatggagccaagaggggtggagcatctgctcttgggcttaagagaggtGGTTGGATGAGAGGGAACGGCGATAGAACACCTCGTTGGGTACGCCACTCAATGATGGATTCttaacacctgccacatggagccaagaggggtgaagcatctgctcttgggcttaaggaGAGAtggtggttgtgatgagggggaacggcGATAGAACACCTCACTGGGTACggcactccatgatggatgcctaacacctgccatatgtagccaagggggatatggtattctggccttgggcctaggagggatggtttcttggacaccctatccaactgGCCTGTGCTAGTGTAATAAAGAATTGGATAATTAAGAAGAGCAACTAATCTACAATCTGACTTTATCTAACAAATCAGACTGTACCTAACAAATATAACAATCTGAATTTGTCTAATAGATCTCACACTAATGGCAATTAATACGTTAAGATGTACATCACTCAATATACTTTTTAGTATGTGTTTTAGTTTTAGTAAGTATCGTTTAATATATATGCTCTCTGGTTTTTATGCAGGAAAACAGTAAACAGAGGTATTTCCCATAAACTTAACTTATTTTAGATTTGGGTAAATTTGGTTTAAATCTTAAGGCATAACTaactaggggacattacatatttccTCTGATTAATGAGTTCATTCTGAGAACAATGCTGCACTCCCTTATTTATTACAACTTCCAATTGTCTCCTTTAAAACTTAATCGGCCACTGTGCCAAGACTGCGTACCATTTACAAATTTTCTAGAAAATCTCAAATCTTTCTTTTCTGACAACTTGGCCTGTATTTATCCATGTTGCAGGGTACTCCTTCCCCCATGTCCCAATCCAAGTACTGGTTCTGGGACAGAAGCAGCTCAGGTTCCGCCCAGGTTCCACCCGAGCACCTTgggttacttgtgagtttcttggGTTCACTAGGATACCGCCTAGGATCTGAGCACTGTGGAATCGTGGATTCCCACTAGGTTCTGCTTGGGTTCACTCAGGGTCTCACCTTGGGTTCCCTTCAAAACAGGACCCACAAGACCCTGGCTGAACCTAGGCAAAACCAAAGAGACCCAAAAGCcacccaaagaaaaaaaaaatcaaaaatcatttttttggaacATTTTTATAAACAAAAAAGATCCAAACACCTAATTACATTCTTAggtgataaaattgtgaaaatggtgTGCACCAAAAGGCAAAAAGGTTTGTGCAGTTTAGAAGTTACCCCTCAACCCTATCAGGATCTCCACTCCAGACCCTCACTAGTAATCAAGATCTCGTCAcataagaaacttgattacaatgagGGTGTGATGCAGAATAGGGATCTAACTCTTGAGTGTGCTGACTTACACATGTTATTATCACACAACTTGCCAAAAATCTCTTTGAATAAGGCAACTTTGATGTATGACATGGCTAATGGAACTGGCATTGTAACTCACTGTGGTTCAAATAAATAGCAACATGAAGATTATtaaatattgattgtaatttttattgtgtatttACTACTAACATTCGACAAGTCACTAAATTATGAATTTATGAGTTCTTTTTTTGCAAATTAGAAGGTATTTAAATATGAGTATCGCTGATTTTATATCTTATATTATACAGTCATACCATACCCAAAAAAAATTCCCTGTACTGATGTACTGAGCCCCATACCATACCAGAATCAGCAACATAGGTATTTATAATAGAAATGTATGCATACCCAAGGAAATTCCACTCAGCAATGGTTCCAAATACCTTAAAACTCTTATACAAATGTAGATAGCTATACCAGGTAAATGTTATGTGTAACAGTAGAGAACCAGAATAGAAATACAACCTGATTACCACCacaaaaagattaaaaataaaCATTGATGGTAATCAAAAGGCAACTAGGGCAAAGTAGGTGCAGGTTTTGTGGATAGTGAAATGATTATGGCAAGTTCTAAGCATTTAAGGAAGAAAACCAATAAGGAAACATAACTAGAATCTAGGAAGAACAGAATTAGCAGACTCCAAGATGGTAATGCAAGCAGTTCAAAAGAAAGACTGCCCTAACTGGAAACTATATGGGATACTAGATGAGATATTGAGTCGATTGACAAAATTGATTGGGGGTCAAAAGGCATTGCTATACAAAACAAAACAAGGTAGTTCATTAGCTAGACTAGGTGGGATCCTAGAAGAGATAGGATAGTCAAATTTGGTTGGGTGACTATAATGCATTGCATAAGTAATCAAGGAGTGTTCCAAAATGATTTCACATCAACAAAATGAAAATGTTAGTGATTGGGCGAATTTAGTGTAAATGCTAAATAAAGATCGGCCCCCCTAAAGTTAAGTGGAGGAGTGAATGGTGTGCATTGTATTGTTTAAAAGGTGGCTAGGAGGTTTAATGTTCATAGAGTTAATAAACTACTTAAAGCATATAATATCAATCATTTATTGTATTTCCTTAGCCCAATTAGGTGATTGGTACAAGCAAACAACAGGATGTCTGTTATATGGATGGCTGTGTCCTGATTTCAGTTGCCATTTCCTGTCTATATAGCTTGCATTTGGAATTATGTTATGGTATAGGTGGTTTATTAGCTTGTGGTTTGATTACAAGGAAAGGCTTTAACAAGGATCCCCTTAGGTATGGATGAGTATCAGATCATTGGCTTAAAgtattttttattgttcttctcCACAGTCTCTCAAGATGATAAGGTTGTGCTAGGATTGGATGGGACTAATGACAATGGCACTATGAGGTCAAGGGGTTCAATAACAATGAATTTTTGCAGAAGCTAAAAAAGGCAGTGGAAAATCGGTAAATTAGTGCTTGTGTAGAAGAATTCATCATAAATATAGATAGGAAGGATGACAAGGTGGCAGGGGAGCTGATGCCAACTCAGCATACCCAACCATGGCAGGAGGCTGGGCATAAGATGGATAGCAAGCTCCTTGAAGCATTTAAGATCCCTACATGCCTATAGTAATGACTTGACCCCTATGTTTACCAAATCAGCAGGAAAACGATGCATTTCCAGGTACACAGATATATCAAAATGTGACTATATATAACCTAATATCTTAATATGTATTGTGCATAATTTTATAAACTGTtttctaatttataatatttattatactaATACAAATTTATATAGTGAGGATTTGCATTGTTTTTATCATTACGTGAATATAATATTgatcataaattcataatatattttaattttttatcataCTGTGTTTTAATATAAATTGGCATAATTTTgtgataaatattaaatttaaaatatagtaTATAAATTAGATAAAAAcagtatatatttatgattttaatatgttttttataTGAACATACCTAGAACCTACCTAACTCTCATTTGTTTTTTTTCCCATATCAACCTACCATACCCACGTACCTGTACCCAATTCCGATTCCAATCCAGTAACTAAGCTTAAAACTTGTACTGAAAAATGAAAAATCTAATCGTCACTTATCACAAAGGGATTCTCAAAGAAGCAAGTGGCTATTCTCTGCCGATTCTAGAGATGAAGGGTCACTTATGCCCTGCATTACACAAAGTTGCTTAAAGACATCAGATATCATAGTCTCAATGTGGCTTGTGGACCCGAAATGCTGCCTGTGGAAACTATCAATGTGTCTGGCAATAGGGTCAATTCTCATGAACAGGAAAGATGGAAGTTCCCTCCACCAAGGTCTGGTCTCAATAGGTGGGTAGTGTCTGCATTGTCTCGATTTTGTGATGGCACCATGCAACCTCTGCCTGGTTTTGTTTATGTTATACTATGTTGTGATCTGGTCTAATAGGCACAGCTATGCCTGTCTATAGGGGTTTCTTATGTTGTTAGCCTTCTCTTAATTCATTGCCATGTTAAATAGTATAAATGGAAGGTTAGTATGGTATAGGTAGAGGTTGTTGCTTGTCTATGTTGGGACCAGGCCCCCTAATAGAACCCCAATATTATATCTAAAAAAAATATTAACGTCTCATGACCAATTCTTATTAGCAATTCAAACTAACCGCCTGTAGTCCTTGGATATAGCATTAGTTAGGTGTTTGACCCCTATTCAAATTCCATCCTACAATTAACAATTGTTGGGTTTTATGAACTAGATAGCCCTTTGAAGCTTAATAAGTCATAATTTGCACTGAACTCTATAATGATTAACATTAACCAAAGCCTGATGAATTTCATACATAAAAGCCATGCGAAGAAAACAAATTTTTGCTTCGACAAACACAATTTACTCTGGTTAAGCCTAAAATAAAAGTGCTTATCAAATGAAGAATACCAAATCAGAGGCTCTCCCAAGCAAGATTCTCAAAAAAAAGGATTTCAACAGTCCAGATCAACCTCAAAGGAACTCTGATTTGGAACAACCTCACTACTGTATTATATGTCACTGAACCCTATTGAGATGGGATTTTAGAAAGCACGATAAGGCAAGCTTCTAGGATGACAGAACAATCTGCACTAGGCCTCTCTTGAGTTTATATTTAAGGCCCCTTCAAGCTCGGTGTTCAAGGAGGATTGAAGATAATGATTTCTCAAATTTGCGATAATTTCCTCATCATATGTTAAATTTCCTGATCTCAAATTTGCATAAGGTGAGATAAGGAAATTATTGCAAATTTGAAATCAGGAAAATTAACATATGACAGTGATTTGTGATAATTTCCTGATCTCACCTTGCTCAAATTTCTGCTTCGAGAGTTGGGAGTATCAGCTTTGTCTCTCTATTGATTCATTCCTTAGGGGCCTTGGGAGGATTTTTTTTTTGCTAATCTTTGTGGCTGGTggtctcttttttaatttttacttaACAATACAATAAATATATACAACTTgcgtgttttgtgtggtaatggagaggaggattcttcacacctgttcttcagatgccctttctcgTTGCTGCTCTgacattactggtggggggtgtggaagcacccttgtgttcacacagattctttggtggagttttggagcagtttgggtaggcctcctattttgtcctcttttctccagactgTCTAGCACATAGGGCCtattttcatactttggcagatctggctagagaggagtaggaggatctttagggaagtcagactgttagttcagcaagtgtggaatagaatcattggaatAATCCAGGAGCCGGTGGAAGCTAAaagtgaggtgaattttcctctggatagaggagaggttgatattgtgagtaggttgggtttgcaagAGATGTCTCTTGTCTCAaattgtgtcaggagaggtagacgtgctaAGAAGgtggttcaaagggtgggaagatggttgccccctcaggatgaatccattaagattaacactgatggctcctctcAAGGTAATCCGAGTCCTGCTAGGATTGGGGATGTTGGTAGGGATCGTATGGGGggtgtggttttcttcttttcagtgcataaagggcaGCAGTCTAATAATTTTAAGGAGGGATTAGAAATTTTCTATGCCTTGGAGCGTGCATATGAGTTGGGGTGGCATAAGGTTATCTGCAAATCGGATTCGTAGATTATTGTTAATctgttgattgagcagaaggtgagtgggattaattggtaGTTGGCAGGGATCATGCACCAaattttgcaaattagtgctatgatggagaaggtgtatTTCATCCACATtactcgtgaatggaatagagcagctgattgtttggctaagtgggcttcggaacatggtgatgattggaaagttgagggttgggagcatctttcccctAATCACTGTCaagacttgcataagatctttgctgaggatatggatagttataaAGCTGGACGATAACTGGTTGGGTTTGTTGTTCTCTTCTGGAGCTTTGAGGCTCTAGTTTTCTTATGTAATGCTTGtttctgattattaataaagtttttacccctttctttaaaaaaatatatatacaacttgcATTCAGTATCATATGATATTTTGAATTTTCTGAATTGATTTCATATAGATCTATGATAGGAAAGATGATACAGGCAGTCCCCTCCATAGTTTCAAGGAACTAAAATCGGCAAGACAAGGACAATAGCATAGAAgagaataagggtagaaggaaatcTTGTCAGGGAATAAACAACTTGTTATTACAGACATTACATGTACAGAAACCAATAAAGGAAATTAAAATTTAGGCAGAGCTTGTAACCGGGATGATATTACATGAACAAAAACCAATAAACGAAATTAAAATTTAGGCAGAGCTTGTAACCAGGATAATGTTCAGGATACAAAAAATGGCTCCGGAGTCTTGAAATCTGTATGGCAATAAGAAGAAAAGCCTATGTCTAACATACACATTGAAACAGGAACTAGAACACCTGTTTTCTTTTACAAACGTAGCATAGTTAAAAC contains the following coding sequences:
- the LOC131071339 gene encoding zinc finger protein BRUTUS isoform X2: MHLLLVIFPALDSRVKNVARTYSLEHKGESDLFDQVFELLNSALKDNHNGSLKLRRELVCCTEAIQTSLCQHMSKEAEQVFPLLIQQFSFEEQAALVWQFMCSIPVNLMEEFLPWLTSYLSSDERQDMIKCMRKIVPEEKLLQQVVFTWLKEKSLLVDVEEVSRDESKTMSSISEGMLSSEVTATENQIGQCSSVRECCKIKCKKSHSVTNNHVDKNADGLGKFPIDEILHWHNAIRKELKELAEEAHKIQLSGDFSNLSSFNGRLELLAEICIFHSVAEDKIIFPAVDQKVKRGMSFAYEHAKEESQFDDLRQLIESIQNAGASSSTSEFHEKLCARADQILETIEQHFLSEEHEVIPLAREHCSVTEQRVLLYQSLRVMPLKSLERVLPWIVGMLQEEEAKNMLQNIRLAAPASDMALVTLFSGWACKGRPQNMSRSGRFQCISSNCSNDCHVKRISEMGLGTNENCGICCIVSDNRGDHSTEISERPLKRPHYGRTEREDDISDQSTLEDATCLSVTSHARQPCCVPGLGVTSNNLGVGTISSGRNLRALSFNSPVTPSLSSSLFGFGTDIGSYDMGQAPKPIDHIFQFHKAIRKDLEYLDVESAKLTDCDETFLRHFCGRFRLLWGLYRAHSNAEDEIVFPALEAKESLHNVSHSYTIDHKQEEQLFDDISCVLSELSQLHDDLTGNDNLSNVGGKETCLHRYQPGDWIQKHQDLAAKLQRMCKSIRVALDQHVFREELELWPLFDSHFTVEEQDKIVGRIIGTTGAEVLQSMLPWVTSVLTQEEQNTMMDTWRQATKNTMFDEWLSAWWKESPSSQETLSLEEQPQPPSGQTIHECFEKGTQKFKPGWKDIFRMNQNELESAIRKVSSDASLDPRQKAYLIQNLMTSRWIAAQQKLPQSGAGHSGDEDILGHCPSYRDPDQKDFGCEHYKRNCKLRAACCDQLFTCRFCHDKVSDHSMDRRATTEMMCMKCLQIQPVASSCITPTCEGFSMAKYFCNICKFFDDEREIYHCPFCNLCRVGKGLGIDFFHCMTCNACMSKTLAVHRCREKGLESNCPICHDFLFTSSAPVKALPCGHFMHSACFQAYTCSHYTCPICSKSLGDMAVYFGMLDALLSAEELPEEYRGRTQDILCNDCEKKGVAPFHWLYHKCSSCGSYNTRVI
- the LOC131071339 gene encoding zinc finger protein BRUTUS isoform X1 produces the protein MATPLTGLHQQHAQLLLAPAIVAGGSSRGGYVRHSALKSPILVFLFFHKALRCELERLHMEALAIEKESGGDIRTLLERYHFLRVMYKHHSNAEDEVIFPALDSRVKNVARTYSLEHKGESDLFDQVFELLNSALKDNHNGSLKLRRELVCCTEAIQTSLCQHMSKEAEQVFPLLIQQFSFEEQAALVWQFMCSIPVNLMEEFLPWLTSYLSSDERQDMIKCMRKIVPEEKLLQQVVFTWLKEKSLLVDVEEVSRDESKTMSSISEGMLSSEVTATENQIGQCSSVRECCKIKCKKSHSVTNNHVDKNADGLGKFPIDEILHWHNAIRKELKELAEEAHKIQLSGDFSNLSSFNGRLELLAEICIFHSVAEDKIIFPAVDQKVKRGMSFAYEHAKEESQFDDLRQLIESIQNAGASSSTSEFHEKLCARADQILETIEQHFLSEEHEVIPLAREHCSVTEQRVLLYQSLRVMPLKSLERVLPWIVGMLQEEEAKNMLQNIRLAAPASDMALVTLFSGWACKGRPQNMSRSGRFQCISSNCSNDCHVKRISEMGLGTNENCGICCIVSDNRGDHSTEISERPLKRPHYGRTEREDDISDQSTLEDATCLSVTSHARQPCCVPGLGVTSNNLGVGTISSGRNLRALSFNSPVTPSLSSSLFGFGTDIGSYDMGQAPKPIDHIFQFHKAIRKDLEYLDVESAKLTDCDETFLRHFCGRFRLLWGLYRAHSNAEDEIVFPALEAKESLHNVSHSYTIDHKQEEQLFDDISCVLSELSQLHDDLTGNDNLSNVGGKETCLHRYQPGDWIQKHQDLAAKLQRMCKSIRVALDQHVFREELELWPLFDSHFTVEEQDKIVGRIIGTTGAEVLQSMLPWVTSVLTQEEQNTMMDTWRQATKNTMFDEWLSAWWKESPSSQETLSLEEQPQPPSGQTIHECFEKGTQKFKPGWKDIFRMNQNELESAIRKVSSDASLDPRQKAYLIQNLMTSRWIAAQQKLPQSGAGHSGDEDILGHCPSYRDPDQKDFGCEHYKRNCKLRAACCDQLFTCRFCHDKVSDHSMDRRATTEMMCMKCLQIQPVASSCITPTCEGFSMAKYFCNICKFFDDEREIYHCPFCNLCRVGKGLGIDFFHCMTCNACMSKTLAVHRCREKGLESNCPICHDFLFTSSAPVKALPCGHFMHSACFQAYTCSHYTCPICSKSLGDMAVYFGMLDALLSAEELPEEYRGRTQDILCNDCEKKGVAPFHWLYHKCSSCGSYNTRVI